A stretch of the Candidatus Methylomirabilota bacterium genome encodes the following:
- a CDS encoding undecaprenyl-diphosphate phosphatase: MPDWLTVVALGLIEGVTEFLPVSSTGHLLLVENAGWLARQSDLFNVLIQSGTGVAVALAFAGRVRELILRRDEPATRSYVLKLALAFVITGVGGLVAKKLGFTLPRTVMPVVWATLLGGIAILIVEWWLRGRRLGGEVTWAVAIAVGVAQIGAAVLPGLSRSGATIMVALALGLTRPVAVEFSFLLGVPTLLAAGAFEAAHSLRHPGPAETGWGMIVLGTLVAAVAALITVTWLLRFVRSHTFVGFGWYRIALGLVILAGALRGA; this comes from the coding sequence GTGCCCGACTGGCTGACGGTGGTCGCTCTCGGCCTGATCGAGGGCGTGACCGAGTTCCTCCCCGTGTCGTCGACCGGCCACCTGCTGTTGGTGGAGAACGCGGGCTGGCTCGCGCGCCAGTCCGACCTCTTCAACGTGCTCATCCAGTCGGGCACCGGGGTCGCGGTGGCCTTGGCCTTCGCGGGACGCGTGCGCGAGCTGATCCTCCGGCGCGACGAGCCGGCCACCCGCAGCTACGTGCTGAAGCTGGCGCTGGCCTTCGTCATCACCGGCGTGGGTGGGCTCGTCGCGAAGAAGCTCGGCTTCACGCTGCCCCGGACGGTCATGCCGGTGGTGTGGGCGACCTTGCTGGGCGGCATCGCGATCCTGATCGTCGAGTGGTGGCTGCGAGGGCGGCGCCTGGGCGGAGAGGTCACGTGGGCGGTGGCCATCGCGGTGGGAGTGGCGCAGATCGGCGCCGCCGTCCTGCCCGGCCTCTCCCGCTCGGGCGCGACCATCATGGTGGCGCTCGCGCTCGGCCTCACCCGCCCGGTCGCCGTCGAGTTCTCGTTCCTCCTGGGCGTCCCGACGCTGCTCGCGGCGGGGGCGTTCGAGGCCGCGCACAGTCTGCGGCATCCCGGCCCCGCGGAAACCGGCTGGGGCATGATCGTCCTCGGCACCCTCGTGGCCGCGGTGGCGGCGTTGATCACCGTGACATGGCTTTTGCGCTTCGTGCGGAGCCACACGTTCGTGGGCTTTGGCTGGTATCGCATCGCCCTTGGCCTCGTCATCCTCGCCGGCGCCCTGCGCGGCGCCTGA